From the Cucumis sativus cultivar 9930 chromosome 5, Cucumber_9930_V3, whole genome shotgun sequence genome, the window ATATCAGCAACGGGAATGCAATCTAATGATGGTTTTGCGGGTCAAGTCAATGCATGCTGGACGCATCAAGTGACAAGAAAAGACATTGAATGCCTTCAGTCTGCTGGATTTCTTGTATCAGTCATTCATGGCAGGTAACCAATCACTTCTGGTAATGGTATGAAATGATGACTGGCATCCAAATCTGCAAATATTAtgcaaataaacaaatttgtttcaCCTACCATATATCGcataaagatatttttacTTTGTCATTGATTGATGACTTATTTGTTTACAACGACCAGGCACGATGTTATTGCTCAGATGTATTATGCTAGAAGACTTGCCGAAAAGCTGTATCCTGTTGCTAGAATGGTAGATCTCCATGGAGGTCATCTAGTCAGTCGAGAGAGAACCGAAGAGGTGTATTATTTTCACCACAATCGATCTAAATATCGTTTTTCACTATGTCTAGTTGACAACAGAAACTGATGAgataagtttgttttctatgaaaattTAGGTAAATCAAGCTCTTCTTGACTTAATCAAAGCCTCAGAAACAAAGATGAGTCCACATGATTGGACAAACTTGCCAAAGAAAAGCTCATGtgagtgtttttcttttagtattcCTCTGTTTCTCTTTGGTTCTTGGGAAATGCTGAAAAATACTTTCTTCCTAACAGGGTGGATGGAGGAGAGAATGGCTTTTGTAACAATGAAGACTGAAGGAGGAAGCAGTATCTCCTCCAAACCTTTCTTGTTAGAGAAActccatcttttcttcttgtatttctttgGTCTGATTCTTTTGATTTTCGGGCATCTCCGGAACACCATCAAAAGTTTGAAACCCACCCGAGTTGGAGCCACCCTTACGTGAATAAACATTCCAAAGACCCTAAATTTTTACAGGTGAGTTATCTGAATATCCTCTACTTTCATTGAACTCAAACCAAAACAGAGAAGTGTATAAGTTGGTTTTTGCTTCAACTTTGTTGCAGAGTCTTTCATTTTTGCTATGTGATGGGCAATGCTCCAACCGTCAAAGTGAAGTTGGGGAATGAGTTCTCTTCTAATATTGAGAACTTTTAAGATCAACAAAAGAGAGGGAAATCAGCATAAGGCCAATTGTTATAGGCTGATATACCCTTCCCTATTGAGTAAATTGTAATATAACACATTGGAActgttaattatatatacccTTTCTTTataatctattaaaaaaaaaagtttatattacGTACTTAACTGCTTATTATTCTGGACTGAActtttatattatgaattgtaatatgcttttaaaagaaaattataccATTGAAAGTTCACCATCTATGTCAtcgtttcttttttcttttttgttaaatacaaataaaaaaaagtactatATCCTTTTTCATTAATTCTACAATACCTTATAGAAGGATGGAGactttctaaagaaaaaaaaatagaattcaCATATGCACAAGCATTTCTTAAGAATATACTTATCTCACAAGAATTCACATTATGATATCATTTCTTATGTTATTTCTCAGAGAagcataaaaatatttaaccaCATATAACAGGAAAGAAATGGATAAAGAGTTGTGAAACAAAGCTATATAGCTtaataaattagaatttttgcacaatatataaaaacactATTATTCTGTTTCCAAGCAAGGATTGTAATGAACCATAGTTTAtgcaagaaaaggaagaaaaaaaagaagtgatgaagaaaacaagagaagagagaggaaACAGTAGCAAAATCCATCGAAGAAATTGGTCAtaactataataattaaaaagaatggaaaaagagaaagagagaaagagagagagagaagagataGGTGCCTGGAAAGTTGTGTTCATAAGCTGCATCTTTTCTTCATAAGAAAGGAAActaaaagaatcaaagaagAATACAATACAACAAACCACCTAgcttttaaacatatatatatatatgatataaacCCATAAGTTTAAAtgaacacacacacaccattGTCTATTATATGCTTTTGGAATATCCCAATATGCCTTTATCAATACAACCACACATATGACTCATCATATatgcttttccttttctcttcttttcaattaaaaatttcaagcACACAATGACTCACTTCCATTACAAATTAAatccctctctttctttctctatcGAATATATTATGATTCCTATTTAACCTCCATACATGAATTAATATTAGGCTCTTATGAGTTTAATCGTAAATAAaacacatcatttattaacataatcaataacattctTTTACTTACAAAGTGTCAAAATCAAGAAGTTGTTTGGATCATAAATGTTTGTAATTTAAGTGCGTAGGATTTAAACATTCtggtaaatataatttaaattacctttaaaatatttattaattaattaaaatagaaatgatCATCTAATTggtttagaaaattaattaatttacctTACCTCCACACCACATCACACCACGaccatattttaaagaatttctaaaattaagttatatgAAATGTACGTACTAACTCAAATCAATAGGGCACACCACCACATTGATATTATTATcgatcttttttattatcaagACTTAATCTCAACTCGTAACAACTCTCTATCTCATTTACCTTCTTCGTTCTAGAGTAAATGAATGATCAATCGTTCATAAATCCATAGAAACTTacgttaaaatatttttaaggtAAAATAATATGTGTTGAGTTATACTAAATCAATTGTCTCAAATATCTcttatatataacatatacaatttttaaacttgGTACTGATCAGTtctctaatttatatatatttatagacttAAAAGCATATGCAAATTAaagacttaattttttatagttaattaataactatcttgttcttcttcttctccatggGACAATCTGTTTAAAGCTTTCATAGATATTCACCTGCAATATTGATGTTTAGACACAAAATGGGttcaaactatataataaacaaaataattcattaatGACAACTCTTACTATATAGTATTAACTAATAACaactaacaaaatataattaaaagtaactATAACTAATTTCTAACACAGATTAATTGGTCGATATCAAACACAATACAATTagtctaatatatatatatatatcatcgtccacttcaaatattttatgaactaaataaaaatttcaacacatCCTTTGctttcaaagaaaatgtgTGTATTATTCTCTCTtattgtcaaaaagtttagtGGTGGGTGGGTCATTACAAATTTCTAGCtacttattattaatattttacttttgtctTTAGCATATATTAAATCTAAGCCTCATTCTAACATGTAAACTACTATTGCCTTAAATAattgatcatataattaactttCCATCAACCAACATCATCATCATACAcaaatattactatatatcTATAGTTACTTTGACTTTATATCTTCTGATTTCTAATTAACTcttttccatatatatataaaatattcacaaaattaattttctagcTTAACTATCAAAACTATGAATAATTATTAgagatttttaattaattaagggttcattttatagaaatttgttGTATCTTTGAattgtcatttttattaatgtatTTAGACATGTGTTGTAGAATTAAGTTGgctaataaattttgttaatttgattACTCATCCCTCAAATATTTGATAGCATTTGAGTGacatattatgtatatttaagaaatcaaGATATAAGCAAGAAATGAAACTATGGATtttgaaaaaccaaagaattaaactacaaattaaccttttaaaaattgaaactatatgGTGATAGATTATTCAggaaaagcaaaagcaaagtATCTTAAAGAATGATTAATTGGAAATATTTGGAGATAATTACCAGGAAGTGTGAAGTTGCATAAGACGAAAGTGACAATGACGATGATGAAGCTGATCTTCCCCTTCGAAACCTCCCGCTTCCATTACTGTCACACATCCTAAAAGAACCCCATCTCTTTGATCCCACCACCACCCCACCCCTTTGATCATCTCCCTCTACAACCCTCGTTGGCGACGCTAGATTGTTGCTTTGTTTCACCACCTCGTTCTTCAAAAGCCGTGGTGGGGGAGGCAGCTTCCCGGCGGCCACCACGGGAACCTGCCACAGAACTTTTGATGCAGCAGATGGCCGCCTCGGCTTCCCCGGCGCCTCCTCCCACAAAAAGGGGACAGAGACCAAAGTTAAACGCGGGGGGGTTGGCATCCATGGGGGCTCCAGTACTGGAAGCCAAGACAGAGGTAGCGTCGGGGTGGAGGTGGGGGGATGATGGGTGCTATGCGGTGGCTCCGAGCACATGGGGGTAGGGAGATAGAAAAATAAGGAAGATTTGGTTGGTAGTAATTATGAGTAAATAGATATGTGAGTGTAGAGAgtgtgagagagagatatTATATTGGGTGTGGAGTTGGTTGAGAGACTTTATTACAATTTGAGAGTGAGAAGAAATATGTCATCCCCATTCCCCATTACATTCATTCCTACTTCCATCTTTTTCTACCTTCCTTTTCATCTCTCCAccatacaaaaacaatattatcaattttatctttttctttcttgtctcTTTCTCAACTTATATACTGACATGATCaagattcaaataagatttaatctttctttgatcatcataacttttaaatctgttttcttttccctatGAGTTTCGTACTTGTtggaatataaccaaaatgAACAAGAAGATTGAATGTAACATGAAAATCTAACCTTTCTCCAATCATATATCAGTTCttatcttttcaaatcttaaGTTTTCCACAATCTTAcactaagttttaaatattatgtgttttgaaataaatgagATTGAgccattgaaaaaaatgtgagGAAAGAAGGCAACCAACCACCGACTAGAGGAGagattaataaagaaaaaggtctACGTCTACCAATTTatgtatttactatttatattCATTCTTTTCATAAATGGTTGAGTTCAAAACTTTTCCTtaaacaataatgataataataaaaggatCAATTGAAATTCATGGATGGTTTGTCCAAAATACAAATCTTTTCCTAAAATCAATGAAGATTTATgggtccattttttttcttcttttgaaacaTCACACCCTCTCCAATTTCAAACACTCCATTCTCCACTTTTTGCTGCCAATACCTAGAAGGCCTAACCCTAAACCAAAATCACACAAATTCCTACCaatctaaataataaaaagaaatttcattttaatctttttttagaaaaaatcttctttgattaaattttgacTGCCTAAGTCTTAAATTTTTGCCGGTCGATGcgaaaatataaacaataaaaatgcACTTTAATTACTATTACGTGACACAATAAGTAAAATGGTTTGATAAGTAAAAGACACTAGTCTTGGTTGCATGTATTATGATGTTTAAGATCGAAAGTGACGGAATACTCAATACACAAGGTTTGGAATTTTGAGACTAAgactcaaaattttcttttagaattataAAGTAGTGTTTGAGCTACAACTCTATTATACGTCTTTCTCTAGGAATCCACTTGTTTGATACACTAATTAGATATTCCATGAGTTTATAGGACCGTAGTTATGCGAACACACTCTATACACAAATTGGATTTCTTATCCTCGAACGCTAAATCAGTGAGTGGTTGGCTCAAATGGCAacttttttaaactaaaattattaccaaaataaatagttggtttctttgtttttgtttttgtttttttatttattatttttattaaaacctATGAAGAATAGAAACGAGTGGTACGATATTTGATGGGTTTTATTCAAAACGGGAAGTTATATAAATGAATCTCTCAAAGTTATGCTATaccaataatttatttttatttgataaacaTCATAAAATGCATTAATTTGAGTTTAGGTATTACAGAGATAAGAtacaaatttatgtatttttacaatgataattaattaacgtTTTATCAACCTCAAACATGCAAGGATGTGCAAAGGAAACACTTtatgttacattttttatgaaatcaCTCAAGAGCAAACAAATATCAATGGGCCTACTTTTACCAATTCAACTCCAACCATGGGCTCCAAGAGGAAAGGTCCACTCCTCACCACCATAGTAATCTGGGTCGTGCCACGTAATACAACTACCATGTAATTGGGTATTTCTCCcattacttttgtttattggGCCATATTGAGCCTGGTTAACAGTCGAACTCGATGACTCAGGAGCCCAACTTTTCCTCGTTGATGGGCTCAATAGTGGGCTCAGTTGTTTAACTCCACTCGTATTCCGGGCCTTGGCCTTAGCCGACTTAGTTGGGGCCATATAGCTCGGAACATGGCCCTGGCCCTGGCCAGAGTCCAAGTTCATTTCGACGGTCTTCTCCGACATGTCGTCATGAGCATGGGAAGGTTGAGAAGGCATCCAGCGGTCCAGCGAACTCCAACCCCATTGTGTTGTACGCCGGTTTCCGCCTTCATAAAATTGACCCGGTTCGTGCTTCTTTGAAGAAAgctgttttctatttttctctctattttgtGTTACCATTTCACTTCTTCTATGGGAAGCcatcaatttttcatatttcttttttagtttttcttcttcttcgacCTCCTcgatttttctttgaaacttGTCGTGCGTTAGTTGAAGCCTCCGTGCTCGAACTCGAGTTTGGACACGAACTAAAGCTTGCATGCATCGCATTGTCATTTGTGCTTGTTTGCGTACGTTGTAGCCTCGTACCAATGCTTGTAGCCTTACCAAACCTTTTAATGCACGCAATGCACATCGAGCCTACATAAGAAAATTGCTAATTAAAATGTATGGAGTGGAGCATAAAAGTAATTACCAAATAGTGAATTTTGATGTTAAATGAAGACTCTTATTTAGTGAAAAAGATGTTAAAGAAGTGACGATTAATTATTACGAAAAAAAAGCACTAGTACAAATACATATTCTCaatgaaagatgaaaattattttcaatcttCCATTGcttttataagaaataaatagaaaggTTTTGTGAGTTAAATAATTGGTTGGTAACGATGTTGAGagattaatttctttaaaggGAAGAAACCGTTCTaagaaatgaatgaaagagttaattataattaccaaGTGACCTCTATACCAAGATTGAATAATAGTTGCAGCTCTTTCTTCCTTGGAGTATAAGCGGCTATATCCAGCCAACTGAACAACCTTTGCTGCCGCTTCAGCTGCTACCACTGCAGCCTCAGCCGCTGCTGCAGTGGCGGCAGCCACCACAATGGCATGGTTTGATCTATCAGTATTTGTTAATGGTGTAGAATTGGTGCTCTCACAAGAACTTTTAACTGCTGGAAAATGCTTAAACGACACAACTTCAGGACCCTCTTCTTCACATTTCTGCACAATGctatttttcttagtttaaaTAACCAATTTTATTGTCCAATTCCTACAAAAATttctaatcatttttaattaatttattttccaagtttaaaaacaaatttcatactGAAAAGTTtcttaaaactaaactaaactaccttcaattaaataaaagaaaaaatacataattttatttagttgatGAATTTCAAcaatagaatatataaaaacatgaTAAAGCGAGCATAACTTAACCATAATTGACATACACTTGTTCGTATTACTCTTTTGAGAGCttatatttattaactaaTCGAAATGAAGatagaataaataaaacatttctAGATTATCGAAATGACAAAAGATAATGGTACTAAGCTCAAGTTATGGAGGAAGGAACGGAGATGAAAGTACGAGAAAGAAGAAGTTTGATAGTT encodes:
- the LOC105435423 gene encoding uncharacterized protein LOC105435423, encoding MCSEPPHSTHHPPTSTPTLPLSWLPVLEPPWMPTPPRLTLVSVPFLWEEAPGKPRRPSAASKVLWQVPVVAAGKLPPPPRLLKNEVVKQSNNLASPTRVVEGDDQRGGVVVGSKRWGSFRMCDSNGSGRFRRGRSASSSSLSLSSYATSHFLVNIYESFKQIVPWRRRRTR
- the LOC101217049 gene encoding protein IQ-DOMAIN 1 encodes the protein MGKKGGGSSSWFFAVRKAFKPSPPQHTQKCEEEGPEVVSFKHFPAVKSSCESTNSTPLTNTDRSNHAIVVAAATAAAAEAAVVAAEAAAKVVQLAGYSRLYSKEERAATIIQSWYRGHLARCALRALKGLVRLQALVRGYNVRKQAQMTMRCMQALVRVQTRVRARRLQLTHDKFQRKIEEVEEEEKLKKKYEKLMASHRRSEMVTQNREKNRKQLSSKKHEPGQFYEGGNRRTTQWGWSSLDRWMPSQPSHAHDDMSEKTVEMNLDSGQGQGHVPSYMAPTKSAKAKARNTSGVKQLSPLLSPSTRKSWAPESSSSTVNQAQYGPINKSNGRNTQLHGSCITWHDPDYYGGEEWTFPLGAHGWS